A part of Ignavibacteriales bacterium genomic DNA contains:
- the secE gene encoding preprotein translocase subunit SecE codes for MKDKILGFFQDVSKEMKKVTWPTKDELKESTTIVIALSLILSLFTYVNDMLLNTIFKGIY; via the coding sequence ATGAAAGATAAAATATTAGGCTTTTTTCAGGATGTCTCGAAAGAAATGAAAAAAGTAACATGGCCCACAAAGGACGAATTAAAAGAGTCAACTACAATAGTTATTGCGCTGTCTTTGATTCTTTCTTTATTTACTTATGTGAATGATATGTTGCTTAACACAATCTTTAAAGGGATATATTAA
- a CDS encoding virulence RhuM family protein — MNKSITPQSNDIIFYSSPKGDVRVEVFFQEETFWLSQKKMAELFGVESNTITYHLKEIYQSGELHLEATTRKIRVVQIEGVREVSREVDFYNLDAIIAVGYRVNSYQATQFRIWATKTLREFIIKGFVLDDERLKQGKRFGKDYFDELLERIREIRASERRFYLKITDIYEQCSIDYEKETEMTRTFFKVVQNKLHWATTGKTASQIIAERADSTKPNMGLQTWKNSPKSKILKSDVVVAKNYLIEKEIKELERVVTMYLDYAENQAARQIPMKMKDWISKLDAFLQFNEYYILKDGGKVKHAVAIKLVEEEYEKFRVLQDKTFESDFEREVKKISDKEKKK; from the coding sequence ATGAACAAAAGTATCACTCCTCAATCAAACGATATAATATTTTACTCATCGCCAAAGGGTGATGTGAGAGTAGAGGTGTTTTTTCAGGAAGAAACTTTTTGGCTAAGCCAAAAGAAAATGGCTGAATTGTTTGGAGTTGAAAGCAATACAATCACTTACCATTTAAAGGAAATTTATCAGAGTGGTGAATTACATCTTGAGGCAACTACTCGAAAAATTCGAGTAGTTCAAATAGAAGGAGTTCGTGAAGTTTCGCGTGAAGTTGATTTCTATAACCTCGATGCAATAATTGCAGTCGGTTATCGCGTAAACAGCTATCAGGCAACTCAATTCCGAATTTGGGCAACAAAAACTTTAAGAGAGTTTATCATCAAAGGTTTTGTACTGGATGATGAACGACTAAAGCAAGGCAAGCGATTTGGCAAAGACTATTTTGATGAACTGCTTGAACGTATTCGTGAGATTCGTGCCAGTGAAAGAAGGTTTTATTTAAAGATTACAGATATTTATGAACAGTGCAGCATTGACTATGAAAAAGAAACCGAAATGACCAGAACTTTTTTTAAAGTAGTTCAAAATAAATTGCATTGGGCTACTACCGGAAAGACAGCCTCTCAAATTATTGCTGAACGTGCCGATTCAACGAAACCAAATATGGGTTTACAGACTTGGAAGAATTCACCCAAAAGCAAAATTCTAAAGTCGGATGTAGTTGTAGCTAAAAACTATTTGATTGAAAAAGAAATAAAAGAATTAGAACGGGTTGTAACAATGTATCTGGATTACGCCGAAAACCAGGCGGCAAGACAAATTCCTATGAAAATGAAAGATTGGATTTCTAAACTTGATGCCTTCTTACAATTTAATGAATACTATATTTTGAAAGATGGCGGTAAGGTTAAACACGCGGTTGCGATAAAATTGGTTGAAGAGGAGTATGAAAAGTTCAGAGTACTTCAGGATAAAACTTTTGAAAGTGATTTTGAAAGAGAAGTAAAAAAGATTTCGGATAAGGAAAAGAAAAAGTGA
- the nusG gene encoding transcription termination/antitermination factor NusG, producing MDFRWYVVRTFSGHEARVKSAIDNELNENESLKSKIQDVLVPTEKVFEVKDGKKRSKIKNFFPGYILVHAELDNKVKEFILNLPSVMGFLGTKTRPNPLQPEEVKRIVGRITQDEDGERLETIFRTGDFVKIIDGPFNNFNGTVQEVNEEKMKIKVMVSIFGRKTPVEIDFIQAELEK from the coding sequence ATGGATTTTAGATGGTATGTTGTCCGAACTTTCTCTGGTCACGAAGCCCGTGTCAAATCTGCAATAGATAACGAATTAAATGAGAATGAATCTTTAAAGTCAAAAATTCAGGATGTTCTTGTTCCGACTGAAAAAGTATTTGAGGTAAAAGATGGAAAAAAAAGGAGTAAAATTAAAAACTTCTTTCCAGGCTATATCCTCGTTCATGCAGAACTTGATAACAAAGTGAAGGAATTTATTCTAAACTTACCCTCTGTCATGGGATTTTTAGGAACAAAAACCCGTCCTAACCCATTGCAGCCGGAGGAAGTAAAAAGAATTGTTGGTCGAATAACCCAAGACGAAGATGGGGAAAGATTAGAAACGATTTTTAGAACAGGTGATTTTGTTAAAATTATTGATGGTCCGTTTAATAATTTTAATGGTACTGTTCAAGAAGTTAATGAAGAAAAAATGAAAATTAAAGTGATGGTTTCTATTTTTGGAAGAAAAACTCCTGTAGAAATCGACTTTATCCAGGCAGAATTAGAAAAATAA
- a CDS encoding insulinase family protein yields MNNYNFSELSNGIQVVTETIPYLKSFSLGFWYKVGTRDENEKINGISHFLEHMLFKGTTKRSARKISEDIESCGGYLNAFTSKEHTCIYGRGLGENLEKTFAILSDMVQNPLLKDSHIKKEAGVIIDELNDINDNPEELIFDKIEEVLFKGNTLSYPIIGTEKNILNINNPSLMKFHSSHYGSDNLLISASGDLKHEQIIKLVEKYFRKSAGTNKRHHKFLERSYPKEVTIDKDINQVHSILGKRIPGYNDSGRVKYQLLSSLLGESSSSRLFQAVREKLGITYQINSFLNSYQDISVFGVYFSTNDKQSEKVQSIIFKEFQKLRENKINDKELNRTKEYLIGSIILGLESTNNRMMRLANSILYFNKIITIEEQIERIKSVTSEDLISISDWILNKDDYSRIFVRSNNKAKNAA; encoded by the coding sequence TTGAACAATTATAACTTCTCAGAATTATCAAACGGAATTCAGGTTGTAACCGAAACTATACCATATTTGAAATCTTTTTCATTAGGTTTTTGGTACAAAGTTGGTACTCGTGATGAAAACGAAAAGATAAATGGTATTTCACATTTTCTTGAGCACATGCTTTTTAAAGGTACAACGAAAAGAAGCGCCAGAAAAATCTCTGAAGATATTGAATCCTGCGGCGGATATCTGAATGCATTTACTTCTAAAGAACACACTTGTATCTATGGCAGAGGGCTTGGTGAAAATTTGGAAAAAACTTTTGCAATACTTTCCGACATGGTTCAAAACCCGCTCTTAAAAGATTCACATATTAAAAAAGAAGCTGGAGTTATCATTGATGAATTGAATGATATTAATGATAATCCCGAAGAACTTATTTTCGATAAAATTGAAGAAGTCCTGTTTAAGGGCAACACACTAAGTTACCCGATTATTGGAACCGAAAAAAATATACTAAATATTAATAATCCCAGCTTGATGAAATTTCATTCATCTCACTACGGGAGTGATAACCTTTTAATTTCAGCTTCCGGTGATTTGAAACATGAGCAGATAATTAAACTCGTTGAAAAATATTTTAGAAAATCAGCCGGCACTAATAAAAGACATCATAAATTTTTAGAAAGATCATATCCAAAAGAAGTTACAATTGATAAAGATATTAACCAGGTACATTCAATTCTTGGGAAAAGAATTCCTGGCTATAACGATTCAGGAAGAGTAAAATATCAACTGCTGTCAAGCCTATTAGGTGAAAGCAGCAGTTCGAGATTGTTCCAGGCAGTTCGAGAAAAACTTGGAATTACCTATCAGATAAATTCCTTTCTAAATTCTTATCAGGATATTTCGGTATTCGGAGTTTATTTTTCAACAAATGATAAGCAATCAGAAAAGGTTCAATCCATTATCTTTAAAGAATTTCAAAAGCTTAGAGAAAATAAAATTAACGATAAGGAATTGAATCGCACAAAAGAATATTTAATCGGAAGCATTATACTTGGTTTGGAAAGCACAAACAACCGCATGATGCGTCTGGCAAATTCAATATTATATTTTAATAAAATAATTACAATCGAAGAACAAATTGAGAGAATAAAATCAGTGACTTCTGAAGATTTAATTTCAATATCAGATTGGATATTAAATAAAGATGACTATTCCAGAATATTTGTTCGTTCAAATAATAAAGCTAAAAATGCAGCATAA
- a CDS encoding Bro-N domain-containing protein produces MTNIKLFESRKIRTEWSEAEQKWYFAIIDIIEILTDSLNPRRYWSDLKRKLNTEGFIQLYEIIVQLKMISSDGKKYTTDCADAKALLRIIQSIPSPKAEPFKQWLAKVGSDRLEEIENPELAAQRTRELYKQKGYPKDWIEKRIHSIAIREELTDEWKNRGVKERIEYSILTAEISKATFGLTPSQYKKIKGLRNQNLRDHMTDLELIFSMLGEASTTKLTRAKNAKGFLENKAVAKIGGKIAGHALNELEKESSEKVITSENYLPELQKIKELKTGKRRRK; encoded by the coding sequence ATGACTAACATAAAACTTTTTGAAAGCAGAAAGATCCGAACTGAATGGAGTGAAGCGGAGCAAAAATGGTATTTTGCAATAATAGACATTATTGAAATTCTCACCGATAGCCTTAATCCAAGAAGATATTGGAGTGACCTTAAAAGAAAACTTAACACCGAAGGATTTATTCAGTTGTACGAAATTATCGTACAACTGAAAATGATTTCATCAGATGGAAAAAAATACACGACCGATTGTGCAGATGCAAAAGCACTTTTACGAATTATTCAATCTATTCCATCACCAAAAGCAGAACCTTTCAAACAATGGTTGGCAAAAGTAGGCTCAGATAGATTAGAAGAAATTGAAAATCCAGAATTGGCAGCACAACGGACGAGGGAACTTTATAAACAAAAAGGTTACCCTAAAGATTGGATTGAAAAGCGAATACATAGTATTGCGATCCGTGAAGAATTGACCGACGAATGGAAAAATAGAGGAGTAAAAGAACGAATCGAATATTCAATTTTAACTGCTGAAATCTCAAAAGCTACATTTGGTTTAACACCTTCTCAGTACAAAAAAATTAAGGGATTAAGAAACCAAAATCTTAGAGATCATATGACTGACCTTGAATTGATTTTTTCAATGTTAGGTGAAGCATCAACAACAAAATTAACAAGAGCCAAAAATGCCAAAGGTTTTTTGGAGAATAAAGCAGTTGCAAAAATTGGAGGAAAGATAGCAGGACACGCTTTGAATGAATTAGAGAAAGAAAGTAGCGAAAAAGTAATTACATCAGAAAATTATTTACCTGAATTGCAAAAAATCAAGGAATTAAAAACTGGAAAAAGAAGAAGGAAATAA
- a CDS encoding DUF2723 domain-containing protein, with protein sequence MNFIKNNFVWLSGFILFIIYLITLAPSVVQIDAGELAAVQATLGIAHPTGYPLFTIIGFLFSKLPLPFSTIFQLNILASIWCASAVVIFILAIKNISTREIQNLPSKPEKKSRKKMDVRIENLDSPIPEIIKTTALIFAGFVVGLNKTFWTQSTSVEVYSLHAFLICLIILFAIKAYQSNYNGKFFSFKNPWLLLSIALALGFANHMTTLLILPGIAYLYFSKFQFNKPAFTNLLFMVTSFIGLLTIFYLYLPLRAAQQPDINWGNTTDLDKILRHISGKQYQVWIFSSIEASKKQLAYFINNFPSEFTFILIPALLGLFNSFKYSKKISVFFLICFISTVLYSINYDISDIDSYFLLAYISVGYFSFWGVIKIFNLIKVESQKIKITLALSALILILHFGFTFGKVNQSGIYVYEDYSKTLINSVPKNAIILSYQWDYFLSASYYFQNVESFRKDVSIVDKELLRRSWYFNQLEHNYPFLLKGVASEVKLFKEALMPFEADEQFNSNLLESLYQRIIIGIITTNIDAHDVFIAPELVDNEMQQGQLKLPQGYFLVPDLFLFRVVKENKYYPASNSNFKIRMSEQKDKYVLNIQSFVASMLSRRALYELQNGYPDRAKVYAEKIVSDFPDYGLPPGLADILK encoded by the coding sequence TTGAATTTTATCAAGAATAATTTTGTGTGGCTCAGCGGGTTTATACTTTTTATAATTTATTTAATCACACTCGCACCATCGGTCGTGCAAATAGATGCCGGAGAGCTTGCTGCAGTGCAGGCGACTCTTGGGATTGCACATCCTACAGGATATCCATTATTTACAATAATCGGATTTTTGTTTTCAAAATTACCTCTGCCTTTTTCTACGATATTTCAATTAAATATTCTTGCTTCAATTTGGTGCGCTTCGGCTGTTGTAATTTTTATATTGGCAATTAAAAATATAAGTACGAGGGAAATTCAAAATTTACCTTCGAAACCAGAAAAAAAATCCAGAAAAAAAATGGATGTTCGTATAGAAAATTTAGATTCGCCAATTCCGGAAATCATAAAAACTACAGCACTAATTTTTGCCGGCTTTGTTGTAGGGTTAAACAAAACATTCTGGACTCAAAGTACCTCTGTTGAAGTTTACTCCCTCCATGCGTTTTTGATTTGCCTCATAATTCTTTTTGCAATAAAAGCATATCAATCGAATTACAACGGAAAATTTTTTTCTTTTAAAAATCCCTGGCTGCTTCTTTCAATTGCCCTTGCTCTTGGATTTGCTAACCACATGACGACATTATTAATCCTTCCTGGAATTGCTTATCTGTACTTTAGCAAATTTCAATTTAACAAACCGGCGTTTACCAATTTATTATTTATGGTAACTTCTTTTATTGGATTGCTTACAATTTTTTACTTATATCTTCCGCTTCGAGCGGCTCAACAGCCTGATATTAACTGGGGCAACACTACTGATCTGGATAAAATTTTGCGCCATATTTCAGGAAAGCAATATCAAGTCTGGATTTTTTCTTCTATTGAAGCATCGAAAAAACAGTTAGCTTATTTTATAAATAACTTTCCATCTGAGTTCACATTTATTTTGATACCTGCATTATTAGGATTATTTAATTCTTTTAAATATTCAAAAAAGATTTCTGTGTTTTTTTTGATATGTTTTATTTCAACTGTGCTGTACTCAATCAATTATGATATAAGTGATATTGATTCATACTTTTTGCTGGCTTATATCTCTGTTGGTTATTTTTCATTTTGGGGAGTAATTAAAATTTTCAATTTGATAAAAGTTGAATCACAAAAAATAAAAATTACTTTGGCTTTATCTGCTTTAATCTTAATTCTCCATTTTGGTTTTACTTTTGGAAAAGTAAATCAAAGTGGAATTTATGTTTATGAGGACTACTCCAAAACATTGATTAATAGCGTTCCGAAAAACGCTATTATTCTAAGCTATCAATGGGATTATTTTCTTTCGGCTTCATATTATTTTCAGAATGTTGAAAGCTTCAGGAAGGACGTTTCAATTGTTGATAAAGAATTGCTCAGAAGGTCATGGTACTTCAATCAACTTGAACACAACTATCCATTTTTATTGAAAGGTGTAGCAAGTGAAGTGAAATTATTCAAAGAAGCCTTAATGCCTTTTGAAGCCGATGAGCAATTTAATTCAAATTTATTAGAGTCTTTGTATCAACGAATTATAATCGGGATCATCACAACCAACATTGATGCACACGATGTTTTTATCGCACCTGAATTGGTTGACAATGAAATGCAGCAAGGGCAGTTAAAACTTCCGCAGGGCTATTTTTTAGTTCCTGATCTATTTTTATTCAGGGTTGTTAAAGAGAACAAATATTATCCAGCCTCAAATTCAAATTTTAAAATCAGAATGTCTGAACAAAAAGATAAGTACGTATTAAATATTCAATCTTTTGTTGCGTCAATGCTTTCACGAAGAGCTTTGTATGAATTACAGAACGGCTATCCGGATCGTGCTAAAGTTTATGCTGAAAAGATAGTAAGCGATTTCCCGGATTATGGTTTGCCGCCGGGACTTGCAGATATATTAAAATAG
- the nuoI gene encoding NADH-quinone oxidoreductase subunit NuoI yields MAIRKRKKDLNLWEKTYLREIIKGLALTLKTMFKPKYTMEYPEVKFAPPASYRGRPVLVQENTGQERCVACGLCSRVCPSLAIEVQASETEFEKERYPVKFEINMLRCIFCGFCEEVCPEEAIVMSKDYELAFTNRNDAIFGKDKLLVPVANLQDRINFLRSYK; encoded by the coding sequence ATGGCAATTAGAAAAAGAAAAAAAGATTTAAACCTGTGGGAAAAAACATATCTCAGGGAGATAATCAAAGGATTAGCATTGACTTTGAAAACGATGTTCAAACCAAAATACACAATGGAATATCCCGAAGTAAAATTTGCTCCCCCTGCCTCTTACCGCGGAAGACCGGTGCTTGTGCAGGAAAATACAGGGCAGGAAAGATGTGTAGCCTGCGGTTTGTGTTCCAGGGTTTGCCCTTCCCTTGCCATCGAAGTTCAAGCTTCTGAAACTGAATTTGAGAAAGAAAGATATCCGGTTAAGTTTGAAATAAATATGCTCAGATGCATATTTTGCGGCTTTTGCGAAGAAGTCTGTCCTGAAGAGGCAATTGTAATGAGTAAAGATTATGAACTTGCATTCACAAATCGAAATGATGCGATTTTCGGTAAGGATAAATTATTAGTCCCAGTAGCAAATCTTCAGGATAGAATTAATTTTCTTCGCAGTTATAAATAA
- a CDS encoding YifB family Mg chelatase-like AAA ATPase has product MLSKVYSSSTYGIDAYLIEVETNVEKQIPSFIIVGLPDNAVKESRERVTAAIRNSGIEFQIRKITVNLAPADIKKEGSSFDLPIAIGLLAATEIVSSELLSDTVILGELSLDGQLRAIKGALPIAVEAKKKNMKRILLPQESAGEASIVDGIDVFGFESLTDVIAFLNGDLVKEAVVTNKEELFSQINRYLLDFSDVKGQENVKRALEVAAAGAHNIIMIGPPGSGKTMLAKRLPSILPPMSFEEALETTKIHSVAGLLGKDRALITERPFRNPHHTVSDAALVGGGSFPRPGEVSFAHYGVLFLDELPEFKKNVLEVLRQPLEDAKVTVSRSKMSLEFPANFMLAAAMNPCPCGFYTDPAKECTCAPPQIQSYMAKISGPLLDRIDIHIEVPAVKYKDLSMVSSSEKSENIRMRVIKARQIQQKRFEGAKHIFTNGDMGSKEVREYCRLNEAGSELLRMAMTKLGLSARAYDRILKVSRTIADLDESETILPQHISEAIQYRSLDRELWKH; this is encoded by the coding sequence ATGTTATCAAAAGTTTATTCGAGTTCGACTTACGGAATTGATGCCTACCTTATCGAAGTTGAAACTAATGTTGAAAAGCAAATACCATCGTTTATAATTGTTGGTTTACCTGATAATGCCGTGAAAGAAAGTAGGGAAAGAGTAACCGCAGCTATAAGGAACAGTGGTATCGAATTTCAGATTAGAAAAATAACCGTCAATCTTGCGCCGGCAGATATAAAGAAGGAGGGGAGTTCATTTGATTTACCAATTGCAATCGGTTTACTTGCTGCCACTGAAATTGTTTCAAGCGAGCTGCTGTCTGATACAGTAATTCTCGGTGAACTTTCACTCGATGGTCAGCTAAGAGCAATAAAAGGAGCTTTGCCGATTGCTGTGGAAGCAAAGAAAAAAAATATGAAAAGAATTCTTCTGCCTCAAGAATCCGCTGGTGAAGCATCAATCGTTGATGGAATAGATGTGTTCGGTTTTGAAAGTCTTACCGATGTAATTGCATTTCTTAATGGAGATTTAGTTAAAGAAGCAGTAGTAACCAATAAAGAAGAATTATTTTCACAGATCAACAGATACTTACTTGATTTTTCAGATGTAAAAGGGCAAGAAAATGTAAAACGTGCATTAGAAGTAGCCGCTGCCGGGGCTCATAATATTATTATGATTGGTCCGCCTGGATCTGGAAAAACCATGCTTGCAAAAAGACTGCCTTCAATTTTACCGCCAATGAGTTTTGAAGAAGCTTTAGAAACGACCAAAATTCATTCAGTGGCTGGTTTACTTGGCAAAGATAGAGCCCTCATAACTGAACGACCGTTTCGTAACCCCCACCATACTGTTTCCGATGCAGCATTGGTTGGCGGAGGTTCGTTCCCCCGTCCTGGAGAGGTATCATTTGCTCATTACGGAGTGCTATTCCTTGATGAACTTCCTGAATTCAAAAAAAATGTATTGGAGGTTTTAAGACAGCCCTTAGAAGATGCAAAAGTTACAGTCAGTCGTTCAAAAATGTCTTTAGAGTTCCCTGCGAATTTTATGCTGGCTGCAGCAATGAATCCTTGTCCCTGCGGCTTCTACACAGATCCGGCTAAAGAATGTACTTGTGCACCACCTCAAATTCAAAGCTACATGGCAAAAATTTCCGGACCATTGCTCGATAGAATAGATATACACATTGAAGTGCCGGCAGTAAAATATAAGGACCTTTCGATGGTCTCTTCTTCAGAAAAGTCAGAGAATATTAGAATGAGAGTAATTAAGGCACGTCAAATCCAACAAAAAAGATTTGAAGGTGCGAAACATATTTTTACCAATGGCGATATGGGCAGTAAAGAAGTGCGAGAATATTGTCGTCTCAATGAAGCTGGTTCAGAATTACTACGGATGGCAATGACCAAATTAGGTCTTTCCGCAAGGGCATACGATAGAATATTAAAAGTCAGTCGAACCATTGCCGATCTTGACGAATCTGAAACTATTTTACCTCAGCATATTAGTGAAGCAATACAATATCGCAGTTTAGACCGTGAATTATGGAAACACTAA
- the rpmG gene encoding 50S ribosomal protein L33: MREIITLECTVCKRRNYTATKNKRLHPNRVEFTKYCRWDKKHTLHKETK; this comes from the coding sequence ATGAGAGAAATTATAACACTTGAATGTACAGTCTGCAAAAGAAGAAATTATACTGCTACAAAAAATAAAAGGCTACACCCGAATCGGGTGGAGTTCACAAAATATTGTCGTTGGGATAAGAAGCATACATTACATAAAGAAACAAAGTAA
- the nuoH gene encoding NADH-quinone oxidoreductase subunit NuoH translates to MNILLIIGITLAKILIIFTITMLTVSYLVYFERRVSAWAQNRLGPNRVGWEGVLQPFADVFKLLLKEDIVPTSANKTLHTLAPIIALFVAFTTYAVIPIGPNISIFGQNVSLVVADINIGILYVLALTSLGVYAITFAGWSSGSKYSLLGGIRSSAQMISYEISMGFSVAGVLLLAGSLRPIDIVAMQSGWMWNAIIQPIGFVTFVVSAFAETNRLPFDLPEAEPELVGGFHTEYSSMKFAGFFLAEYANMIIASAMIITLYLGGWQIPYIESFGLPAGVVITLQILGFFVKMGALLFFFIWVRWSIPRFRYDQLMDIGWKVMFPLSLINLLWVAVLIMVFNI, encoded by the coding sequence ATGAACATACTTTTAATAATTGGAATAACTCTGGCTAAAATATTAATCATTTTTACTATTACAATGCTAACGGTTTCCTATTTGGTATATTTTGAAAGGAGAGTAAGCGCCTGGGCACAGAACAGACTTGGACCAAACAGAGTTGGTTGGGAAGGCGTTCTTCAGCCGTTTGCTGATGTATTTAAACTTCTGTTGAAGGAAGATATAGTTCCAACAAGTGCAAATAAAACATTACATACTCTCGCTCCCATCATTGCGTTGTTCGTGGCTTTTACTACTTACGCTGTAATTCCAATCGGTCCGAATATTTCGATCTTTGGTCAGAATGTTTCGCTTGTAGTTGCCGACATAAATATTGGAATTTTATACGTACTCGCTCTAACCTCACTTGGCGTGTATGCAATCACTTTTGCTGGCTGGTCTTCAGGCAGTAAGTATTCCCTTCTTGGAGGGATAAGAAGCTCGGCACAAATGATTTCTTATGAAATATCAATGGGATTTTCAGTTGCCGGAGTTTTATTATTAGCCGGATCATTGAGACCGATTGATATAGTCGCGATGCAGTCAGGTTGGATGTGGAATGCAATTATTCAGCCAATTGGGTTTGTTACATTTGTTGTTTCGGCATTTGCTGAAACAAACAGACTTCCATTCGATTTACCAGAAGCCGAACCTGAACTTGTCGGTGGGTTTCATACTGAGTATAGCAGCATGAAATTTGCCGGTTTTTTTCTTGCTGAATATGCGAATATGATTATTGCAAGTGCAATGATAATTACTTTGTATCTTGGGGGGTGGCAGATTCCTTACATTGAAAGTTTCGGATTACCTGCTGGAGTTGTGATTACTTTACAGATTTTGGGATTCTTTGTAAAGATGGGCGCATTGCTTTTCTTTTTCATCTGGGTTAGATGGAGCATTCCGCGTTTTCGATATGATCAACTTATGGATATTGGATGGAAAGTGATGTTTCCTCTCTCGCTCATCAATTTACTTTGGGTTGCAGTATTAATAATGGTATTTAATATCTAA
- a CDS encoding aminotransferase class I/II-fold pyridoxal phosphate-dependent enzyme, protein MNRKIIPAVRTENITYAVRDIVVLANQVAKTGKEMLYLNIGDPNLYDFAPPKHLVDATYQAMLKNLNGYAPSSGIGEAVKAIEAEAERKGITNVHDIFVTTGASEAIDICLTALVNDGENVLTPTPGYPLYTAIASKLQMMENPYYLDEANGWLPDIEDIKSKINDKTKAIVLINPNNPTGSLYTKENLQQIVDLALEHNLVIFADEIYDKLLFDGKKHISIASLNKDVSCITFGGLSKNYFVPGFRIGWGIVSGRKEILSDLIEAINKILRARLSANHPEQYGIKPSLEGTHDHLTEAMKKLTRRRDLTVEMLNAIPGISCVKPEGAFYAFPKLEMKQPDAHFVGELIRETGVVIVPGSGFGQVPGTKHFRVVFLPNEQILEKAYKAIGEFFVKYQEKFAGLVEA, encoded by the coding sequence ATGAACCGAAAAATAATTCCAGCAGTCAGAACTGAAAACATTACTTACGCAGTTAGAGATATTGTAGTTCTTGCAAATCAAGTTGCAAAAACAGGAAAAGAAATGTTGTACTTAAATATTGGTGATCCCAATCTTTATGATTTTGCGCCGCCAAAACATCTTGTTGATGCAACTTATCAGGCAATGTTAAAAAACTTAAATGGTTATGCACCTTCCTCAGGAATTGGCGAAGCTGTAAAAGCAATTGAAGCTGAAGCAGAACGAAAAGGTATTACAAATGTTCACGATATTTTTGTAACAACCGGCGCAAGCGAAGCAATTGATATTTGTTTAACAGCACTTGTAAACGATGGTGAAAATGTTCTTACGCCCACTCCGGGTTATCCACTTTATACAGCAATTGCAAGCAAACTTCAGATGATGGAAAATCCATATTACCTTGATGAAGCAAACGGCTGGCTGCCGGATATCGAAGATATAAAATCAAAAATAAATGATAAGACAAAAGCAATTGTGCTTATCAATCCAAATAATCCAACAGGCTCGCTTTACACAAAAGAAAATTTACAGCAGATTGTTGATTTAGCTCTTGAGCATAATCTTGTAATCTTTGCTGATGAAATTTATGATAAACTTTTGTTTGATGGAAAGAAACATATCTCAATTGCATCATTAAATAAGGATGTTTCTTGCATTACGTTTGGCGGGTTATCAAAAAATTATTTTGTTCCAGGATTTAGAATCGGTTGGGGAATTGTAAGTGGAAGAAAAGAAATTTTATCTGATTTGATTGAAGCAATAAATAAAATTCTTCGTGCAAGATTATCTGCAAATCATCCTGAGCAATATGGAATAAAACCTTCGCTGGAAGGAACTCACGATCATCTTACAGAAGCGATGAAAAAACTTACACGACGCAGAGATTTGACAGTTGAAATGTTAAATGCAATTCCAGGAATTTCCTGCGTTAAACCTGAAGGCGCATTTTATGCTTTTCCAAAACTTGAGATGAAACAACCTGATGCACATTTTGTTGGTGAATTGATTCGAGAAACCGGAGTTGTAATTGTTCCGGGCAGCGGCTTTGGACAGGTTCCGGGAACAAAACATTTTAGAGTTGTATTTTTACCCAACGAACAAATTCTTGAAAAAGCTTATAAAGCTATCGGTGAGTTTTTTGTTAAGTACCAGGAAAAATTTGCTGGGTTGGTGGAAGCGTAA